One genomic segment of Hallerella porci includes these proteins:
- the pgk gene encoding phosphoglycerate kinase has product MAKLSIEDIELKGKRVFIRVDFNVPQDKVTGEITNTKRIEAALPTIQYALDKGAAVILASHLGRPNGKVNAKFSLAPVAKKLEELIKKPVKFLSDCVGAEVEAECAKAQPGEIILLENLRFHIEEEGKAKIKNEDGTETKIKADPAKVEEFRASLSKLADVYVNDAFGTAHRAHSSMVGVNLPVRAAGFLMNKELKAFDKVLNNPPRPFLAILGGAKVADKIQLINNLLDKADEIIIGGGMAFTFKKVIDNIQIGASLYDEEGAKIVPELMAKAKANGKKIILPVDYIAADKFAADAATKACTDAEGIPEGWMGLDVGAKSTELFVNAIKGAKTIVWNGPAGVFEFAAFEKATKAMADAIVEATAAGAITVIGGGDTATAAKKYGADKKVTHTSTGGGASLELLEGKVLPGVAFLTDK; this is encoded by the coding sequence ATGGCAAAACTTTCCATTGAAGATATCGAACTCAAGGGCAAACGCGTTTTCATTCGCGTCGATTTCAACGTTCCGCAGGATAAGGTAACGGGCGAAATCACCAATACCAAACGTATTGAAGCGGCTCTTCCGACCATTCAATATGCACTTGACAAGGGTGCTGCTGTGATTCTCGCTTCTCATCTCGGCCGTCCGAATGGCAAGGTGAACGCAAAGTTCTCTCTCGCTCCGGTTGCAAAGAAGCTCGAAGAACTCATCAAGAAGCCGGTGAAGTTCCTCTCGGATTGCGTCGGTGCAGAAGTCGAAGCAGAATGCGCAAAGGCTCAGCCGGGCGAAATCATCCTTCTTGAAAACCTCCGCTTCCACATCGAAGAAGAAGGCAAAGCAAAGATCAAGAACGAAGACGGAACCGAAACCAAGATTAAGGCAGATCCGGCTAAGGTCGAAGAATTCCGCGCTTCTCTTTCGAAGCTCGCAGACGTTTATGTGAACGATGCATTTGGAACTGCACACCGCGCTCACTCCTCGATGGTCGGCGTCAATCTGCCGGTTCGCGCTGCAGGCTTCCTCATGAATAAGGAACTCAAGGCATTTGATAAGGTCTTGAACAATCCTCCGCGTCCGTTCCTCGCAATCCTCGGCGGTGCTAAGGTTGCAGACAAGATTCAGCTCATCAACAACTTGCTCGACAAGGCGGATGAAATTATCATCGGCGGCGGCATGGCTTTCACTTTCAAGAAGGTGATTGACAATATCCAGATCGGCGCTTCTCTCTATGACGAAGAAGGCGCAAAGATCGTTCCGGAATTGATGGCAAAGGCAAAGGCAAACGGCAAGAAGATTATTCTTCCGGTGGACTACATCGCAGCGGACAAGTTCGCAGCCGATGCAGCGACCAAGGCTTGCACCGATGCAGAAGGCATTCCGGAAGGCTGGATGGGCTTGGACGTTGGTGCAAAGTCCACAGAACTCTTTGTGAATGCAATCAAGGGCGCAAAGACCATCGTTTGGAATGGTCCTGCTGGCGTGTTTGAATTTGCTGCATTTGAAAAGGCAACGAAGGCGATGGCAGATGCAATCGTCGAAGCAACTGCTGCAGGTGCAATCACCGTGATCGGTGGTGGTGATACCGCAACGGCTGCGAAGAAGTATGGCGCCGACAAGAAGGTGACCCACACTTCTACCGGTGGCGGCGCTTCCCTCGAACTCCTCGAAGGTAAAGTGCTTCCGGGTGTTGCTTTCCTCACCGACAAGTAA
- a CDS encoding deoxycytidylate deaminase, producing the protein MNEERRKLRDEVYTQMMMAQARLSKDLNTQMGAVLVSGDGRVLSTGYNGAPAGFDDATIPYTREKQKLAYDLFDADTGELISHHEFEANKYPFMVHAEINALHYARGKVPPNSKLYVIGFPCERCALEIALSGVAEVFVTKDDYDPNSTLNNSRDTAYYMFAQAGILVTICGKRLRPVISKVN; encoded by the coding sequence ATGAACGAAGAACGCAGAAAACTTCGCGATGAAGTTTATACGCAGATGATGATGGCGCAAGCGCGCCTTTCAAAAGATTTGAATACGCAGATGGGCGCAGTCCTCGTTTCGGGCGATGGACGCGTGCTCAGTACCGGTTACAATGGAGCGCCAGCGGGCTTTGACGATGCGACGATTCCTTATACCCGCGAAAAGCAAAAACTCGCTTACGATTTATTCGACGCAGACACGGGCGAACTCATTTCGCACCATGAATTTGAAGCGAATAAATATCCGTTTATGGTGCACGCCGAAATCAATGCGCTGCATTATGCCCGCGGGAAAGTGCCACCCAATTCGAAACTTTACGTCATCGGTTTTCCGTGTGAACGCTGCGCTTTGGAAATTGCGCTTTCGGGAGTTGCCGAAGTCTTTGTGACGAAGGATGATTACGATCCGAATTCAACATTGAACAATAGCCGCGACACCGCTTATTATATGTTTGCGCAAGCGGGAATTTTGGTGACGATTTGCGGAAAGCGGCTGCGCCCAGTAATTTCAAAAGTCAACTAG